DNA from Desulfuromonas sp. AOP6:
CCCTTTTATTGACAGCCTGATTCCTAAAGCACGGGTTTGGGACAATACTTTTGCCGCGGGGCAGCGCAGCATTGAGGGCATCCAAGCCGTTTTAACTTCGGTACCCGTGCTGGAAAGCCAGCCCATCATCGGTTGGGGGCAGGAACTGAACCGGATGACACGTTTGGCTGCTTTATTGGGTGAGCGAGGCTATCATTCCGTGATGGTCCAATCCTCCAATCGCCGCTCGTTTCATCTGGATAGCATTGCCGCGGCCCTGGGGTTCAATGCCTATTTCGGCAAGGAAGACCTGCCGATAAGACGACAGTATCCCGGAGAAGTGCCGCGTTTTGGCTGGGACTTCGAAGCCTTGATGTTCATGGCGGATTATCTTGCCTCCCCCAAAGTAAAGCATCAGCCGTTTTTGTCCTTTGTTTTCACGGGCACAACGCACGAACCCTTTCCTGATCCCGGCCGGGAGTTTCATCTGTACCCGCACCATGCCGGCAAGGAAGAGGCGTACCTGAACACCTTGAGATACAGCGACTGGTCGCTTCAGCAGTTTATGGCAAAGGCCGCCGAACAGCCCTGGTATAAGAACACGGTCTTCGTATTCATTGCCGATCATGTTTTAAGATCAGAGGGCACGTCCCTGGAGAGCGAGTTCGAAATCCCGCTCATTATCTACACGCCGGATGGATCTATCGAACCGGGTCGCGACAGTCGATACGCCTCTCAGTATGACGTTCTGCCCACCCTCATGACCTTGCTGGATGTGCCGGACAACCTGGCGACTTACGGAAAGTCATTACTGCTCCCCGCTGGCGACCTGGAGGGGGCCCAGGTGCAACGTGGCGGCGTGACAGGCTGGATCGACAGCAAAGGCTGGTTCACCTTTTCACGGCATACCGACCTGGATTCAGGAGGGCTGTACGAGCACGACTTGGATACGCTGGCGCAAAACAGCAAAGCTGTAAAAGCCAGAATGCAGGTGGCAGATCATCGTTTAAGCAGAAATCTATGGTTTCCTGAGCCGAAGGGAAAATCCTACGTAAAAACTGAAAAAAACGACGACGGAACGGATCAGCGCATCTAACAGCTGCGACGACGTCCTCTGCTTTTACTCCTGGTAGGCCTGTAAAATTTTTTCAACGATATTGGTCGTGGACTTTCCGTCAACAAAAGTGATGAGTTCAACGTGCCCCCCATAGCTTTCAACGATCTCTTTACCAACAACCTGGTCAGGCTGGTAGTCTCCCCCCTTGACAAGGATATGGGGACGGACTTCACGAATGAGTTCAAGGGGAGTGTCTTCGTCGAAAATCACGACATAGTCAACACAGTCGAGAGCCGCGAGAATATGGGCGCGTTCTTCCTGATCGATGAAAGGGCGTTTGGCCCCCTTAAGGCGACGGATGGAGGTGTCAGAGTTGAGCCCCAGAACCAGCAGATCACCCAAGCGCCGGGCTTTCTGCAGGTATTTGACGTGACCGACATGCAGCAGATCAAAACAGCCGTTGGTGAAAACGATGGTACGGCCACGCTCTCGGGCCTGTTGCATTTCAGCTGAAATCAGGCAGCGCGATTTGATCTTCCGGTCGGTATCCAGGTGCTGCCCTTCGACGACCTCCAGAATTTCATGGGGTGAAACCGTCGACGTCCCCACCTTGCCGACCACCACCCCGGCAGCAACGTTAGCAAGATAAGCCGTGTCTTCCAAAGAAAGACCACCAGCCAATCCTACTCCAAACAGGCACAAAACAGTATCCCCAGCACCCGAAACATCATAAACTTCCCGAGCCTCAGTCGGCAGATCCACCTCCGTGCCATTGCGCTTAAAAAGAGACATTCCTTCTTCACTGCGCGTCAATACCAATACATCGAGATCAAGTTCGCGGCAAAGCTTGCGACCGGCAACGCGCAGGGTAGCATCGTCTGTTATCTCTATTTGGGATGCCAGCTGGGCTTCTTTACGATTGGGGGTCAGGAGGGTCGCCCCTTTATACTTGCTATAATCGGAGCCTTTTGGATCGACCACCACAGGAATACCTGCTTGGCGCCCAGCATCGATAATCTCACGCAAGACCAGCGGGGTGAGCACGCCCTTGAGGTAATCGGAAAGCAAAACCACATCGACATGATTCATTTGACGCCTGATGTAGGCAACCAAGGCATCTTCCTGCATTCCAAGAATGGCCTCGCAACTTTCCCTGTCGATACGCAGCATTTGCTGGTTGCTGGCCAGCACTCGGGTTTTGCGGCTGGTTGTGCGGCCTGGCACCTGTTGTACGCCGTCGATCCCTACCTGTAATTCCTGAAGCCTCCTGCGTAGCAGCTTGCCATCCTCATCTTCGCCCAAGACGCTTGCCACATCCACCTGACAGCCAAGTCGCAAAAGATTGTTGATGACATTACCGGCTCCGCCAAGGCGAAGGTCATGCCGTTTGACATCTACCACCTGAACCGGCGCCTCGGGAGAAATACGATCGGCATTTCCCCACAGATATTCATCCAGCATCAGGTCGCCGACCACCAGAGCCCTGATGCTCGGCAGACCACTCAGAAAACTCTCGACAGCTGTGCGCTTCATTTATTTTTTACTCCCAACCTGTCTAGCACGGCCAGAGCAAACAAAGGAATGTTAATTTCATGATGACCGGTTATAGCAAAACCCCGGCCGCTGCCGGAAGTAGGTCGCTTGACGACATTTTGCAAAGGACGATAGTGTTGAAGCATGTCGAAGTTGGCGGTAGTGAAATTATCGACATGGTGTCCCAGGTTTTGTACCACAGAAAGAGCTTTCAGGAAAACTTCAGGGAGAAGCACGGCAGACCCGACATTTAGCCAGACGCCGCTACTCAAATCAGCCACCACGGCGGCCAGCAGTCGGAAGTCACGATAGCTCATTTCACCCGTGACGGCACCATCGGCTTGCGGATGCTGGTGGATGATGTCGGTACCAATGGCGACATGCACCGTAGCAGGGACACCATGTTTGTGACAAGTAGCAAGCACACTGTAGTCGGCATAGGGATGTTGCCTTTCAACAATTGCCTCAGCAATCGCCCGGCCATACCCTATTCCGCGCGGCAAGCCCTCAGCAAGGGCGCTGTTCATGCCCGAACCGGTCTCTTCGGCAAAACCGAAATCCCCCGAATGTAGAACAGCCCCGACATCTTCAGAGGTTTTGCCCGTCAAGGAGACTTCGAAATCATGGATGGCGGCAGAGCCGTTCATGACGATGGCGGAGATCACGCCAGCTTCGATCAGGCTGCGAATGACGGGTTGAAGGCCGCACTTGATAACGTGCCCCCCCATGGCAAGGACAACAGGCCGACCAGCACCACGGGCGGAAACGACCGCATCGACGACACCCCGCAGGCTATCGGCGCCAAGCAACCTTGGCAACGCCGTGAAAAAGTCTTCGAAGGACATTCCCTGGCGCAGAGGCGCGGCGAAGTGTTCCTCAATATTCACCTTGTTGTCCCGAGAAGAAATGGGATAGGTTTTGATGGAGGAAAGGTCGATGGGTTGATATGGTTTCATGCTTCCCCCTGACCAGAAAAGAGCCGACGCTCCACCAGATCACAAAGCAGGTGGATAATCATCAGGTGACATTCCTGCACGTGCGGCGTCTGTTCGATAGGTACGACAAGGGGGAAATCAACACGGGGAGCAATGCTTCCGCCGTTGCGGCCCAGAAGCGCCATGGTCTGGCAACCGGCAGCCTTGGCAGCTTCCAGGGCCAAAGCCACATTGGGAGAATTGCCGCTGGTGGAGATTCCGATGACCAAATCGCCGGGCAGGGCAAGCGCCTCGACCTGACGCTTGAATATTTCATTGAAGCCATAGTCGTTGCCGACAGCTGTCAAAATGGAGGTATCGGTAGAGAGGGCGATAGCTGGTAGCGCCTTGCGCTCCATCATAAAACGGCCGACCAGCTCGGCAGCAAAGTGTTGGGCATCGGCGGCAGAGCCGCCGTTACCCATGATCAAAATCTTTCCACCACCGGACAGGGTCTGCTGCAAAAGCTCAACAGCACCGGCAATCGAATCCGTCATCTGTGATGCAACTATTTCAACAGCTCTTATATGTCCTTCGAGATACAGCCGTATTTCCTCATTCATAACCGCTCGTTTCTCCCGTTCGCAATCAGATCACCAAGGCCCTTAAAATAAAATCTAGACAAGGGAATGTCAATTTATTCCTCGGATTCTCTTATACCGTGGAAAGGGGCTCAATGCTCCCAGATAAGCCTCTGACATCTTGACAAACATCGGTTTTCAAACTAGCCTCGACCTCATCCATAAACAACGTAAGGAAAGCCTTAAAATCCCATGAAAAAGATACGCGTCCTTTGCCTGACTTCTTTTAGCGACCTCCCTGAAGCGCACATGTTTATCAAGCTGAAAGAGGCCGGAATCGACTTGCATGTCATTGCCAGCCCCGGCGCACCCCATAACGACACAATCCGCAAGGCAGGTGTGCCTCTTGAAGAGATTAAACTTAAAGGGCGCTTTGACCTGCATGGTATCCGCTATATTCGCAACAAACTAAAGCGGGAGCCTTTCGACATCCTGCACATGTTCAACAATCGCACAACCTCAAACGGTCTTCTAGCCGCAACAGGTATCCCTATAAAGATCATATGCTATAGAGGAATTGAGGGAAATGTCAGTTATCTTGACCCGGCCTCATGGACAACCTACCTTCACCCCAAGGTTGACAGAATCATCTGTGTTGCCGAAGCTATTCGAAAGACGCTATTAAAAGTTGGAATAGGTCCCCTCCGGCTTACCCCTGAAAAGGTGGTGACGATTCACAAGGGACACGAACTTGCCTGGTACAATGCTACTCCCGCTGATCTAACGGTACTAGACATCCCCAAGGATGCTTTTGTTATTGGCTGCATCGCCAATGACCGACCGCGTAAAGGGCTTCACATTCTGATTGAGGCCATGAATTATCTCCCCACCGATGGCTCCGTCCATCTCCTTCTCATCGGAAAAATGGATTCCTCCAAGTTGCTTCCTCTTATCGGATCCAGTCCCAATGCAAAAAATATCCACCTCACAGGCTTCCGAACCGATGCCCCTGCCTTGATAGCTGCATGCAGCACAGCGGTTCTTCCTGCCCTGAAAAGAGAGGGGCTACCCAAAGCCATTATAGAGGCCATGGTGTATGCCATCCCCCCCATAGTGACCCGCTCCGGCGGCAGTCCTGAACTTGTTGTTGAGAATGAAAGTGGCTTAGTGGTTTCGCCCGGCAACCCAAAGGAGTTAGCCGGAGCGATCAGATCCCTATATGACAATAGGGCATTGGCCAAGAAGATGGGGGAAGCAGCGCGAAACAGGATTAGGCTTGATTTCCGTCACGCGACAACAGTAGGAAAAACCTTGGAAGTGTATCAACAGCTTTTGGAAAGTTAAGCGCCCCAAATAACAAAAATGCTCGTTGGCTAAACTCTATTTTTTTGACGTAACCAAAGGTCACTATATTTAAGAAATCTCGAAAATGCTCCTGTAGCTGCAACCATAAAACCTGCAGCACCATCAAGAAAGCCTCTTTTTACGACGTACACTCTCAAAAAAAACATAATCGAGTGTGTAATAGAATCAGCAAAAGTGCAACGAACGCCCTCGGCATGTTTTGCCTCTGCCCACAACGCAGAATATCTTGCTGATTTTGCAACCCAGCTCTCCAAGTTTGTGTAACTATAATGAAGAAGATCATTTTTAAGATAATGAAGATTCATATCTGATCCGAATATGACGCGTTCATGAACCACCGCATCGTTATACTGGGCTCTCTTTCTAGGATAGAGCCGTACTACATAATCCGGATACCAACCACTATGCCTGACAAAAGAACCAAATGCCCACGTTAGACGAGGAACGGCATACACCTTATCTCTTGCGTCAGTTTCGACAACACCCTGTATTTCTTTTGATAATTTTTCCGTAACTTCCTCATCGCCATCGATAGCAAATATCCAATCTCCACTAGCATAGCTTTCCGCTAATTGGCGCTGCGCGCCAAATCCATGCCACACATTTTCAATGTAAACGTTTTTTGTATATTTTCTACATATTTCGACGGTCAAGTCTGTACTTCCAGAATCCAATATAATGAGTTCATCAGCCCACGAAAGACTTCGCAGACAGGATTCTATTTTTGACTCTTCGTTCTTAACTATCATCACAACAGATATTGTGGCCTTATCCATGATAAACCTTAAAGTCTTTCTTAAGTTCTTCCAACTTTTCACAAAGTCTTTCTGTCAAAGAAGAAGTTACTTCATCTTTGCTCAGGTAAAAAACTGCATCCCTTGAATACAAAGTGATAGTCTTAGCCAGCGAATCGATATCCGAATCTGAGCAACACCTAAAATTGCGGGGTAGCCGATCCCACTTTTCAGGCCCAATATGTAATTTCCGAACAAACCCTTTAGCGGAATTTTCAATAAACTGACCAACGGGCATCCGATATTGGTTGAGGAAGGGCAAAACCTTCGTTTCTATATTAAGATTGATCGAAGCAGTGAAATCCTGCCATTTCTCTGGCATAAACTTGGGGCTAAACCTTACAGGCATCCATGGCACCCTCAAAGCATCCGCAACAATAGCTCCATGCATGGCTTCAGTAATCAAGTGCTTGGTTCCGCGCAAATCAGCAAGTATTTTATCTACTGACTGTTTAGCAGATATGTATTTCACACCTGCCCTCTCACAGACACTGTGCCAATCAATAAAAACCTCACTCCTATGATGAGGCATGAACCCGACTGGAAAACAGCCTGAGGGGTCAGGCATAGCAACAGTCCTAAGAAGAAAGGCCCCATCGACAATAGCCATTTCACTTGGCAATCCGAGCCTTTTGGCGGTAAGTGGCCCCCTCACACAATAAATTTTCCATCGCTCATCAATTTTAGGGGGGGATCCAAACCCCATACCGGAGCTGAAAACCACAATTGAATTTGATTTTCCAAGAGTGCGTTTGACACGCTGTTGGTCCAGCAAAGTTCCTATACCAAGGAAGGCAGTACTATCATTTACGGCCAGCAACTCAGGAATCAAGCGTGGCCATAACCACGGATTTAAGTCATCTCCAAAATTTCCGCCAACAGTATGCGAGTATTCGAGATACATCAAAAACCTCCCCCAAAACCGATTTAGCCATACCCGAAAAACGCGAGTTACAGTATCCAGGTAAAACCCAGCTATTCATTCCCTAAAAACGAGTCCCTGCGGAACCAGTTATATTTATCTAATTTTTATCAATCAACAATAATGGATACTGATTTTTTGCTACCAAGGAGTCAAATTCTTTCTGATGAGCTCAAAAATCTAAGGGAAGAATAAAAAACGAACAAAGAGAAACTGTAGACAATCATGAATGGCGACCGAGACACCCAACTTTCTGTAAGGCCGAATATGGCAAAAGACACTACGATCAGCAATCCAGTTAAAGCCACCCGGCGCTGACAGTCGTTTGCCGAATTTTGCCATCCCCTGAAAAACAAACCGACCGGCACCACAATGAGTGCTACGAGCATGGACAACATCCCAAGCGACCCTGCATTCCCAAGCATTTCGAAGTAAATACTGTGGGCATGGCTGTATTCGTGATTAAGTTGCGTTTTGCCAGCGCTCATTGCCGCAATGCTATCGTGTTTGAAGTCTCCGAGGCCGGATCCGACCAGCGGGTTCTGCTGAAACTGCTCCCAGGCTATCCCCCACATGAGGATGCGATGCCCCAGTGAGGTATTCAGATTCTGTCCTGTAGAAAAATCCTTAAAATTGACAAAGACCTGACTAAGGCGAGGACCGATTTGATCATTAAAGCTTATTGCGCCTCCGGCAAGCAAAAGCATGACAAAACCGACAACAACAAGATTTCTACGACAGAAAAACGCTTTTCCCATCAGCATGGATAGAAAAAAAAGAGCAACAGGCAAAACCAACCACCCTCCACGCGCTCCACTTAAAAGGCTCGCGCCAAGGGCGGCCGCCAAAGACAAACTCAACAGCAGCCAGTGGCTGTTACCGTCTTTATAAACCAGAGACACAAAAAGGATAACAGCAAACAGCATGGCGACATCGCCAAAGACAATTGCGTTAGTGATCCCCTGCGCTCTTCCAAATCCAAGTAAAAAGGTCTGATAAATCGCCACCCCAAATAGCACGAATGACCCCAGGCAAATTCCTTTCAGGTAGGCAATGGAAAGGTCAACCTTGACCTTCGCGGCGCCGATTGTCAGAACAAAAAAACCTAACAGGTAACTCAACTTGGTCAGTCTCTTGATTCCTTGCCCCAAATCATCGGCATTCACCAAGCTGGCCACAGCGGCCAAGAGGAATACGATAACCGCATAAAAAAACAATTTTAGTCCCTTGGGAATTTCATCCCAGGCGGTGCCCTTCAGCAAAAGAAGACCAAACAGACACGCCACCAGAAACAAGCTGCTGTGCCAACTCTTTACGGTTCCAAACAGAACAGGAAAGGCGAAACACAATCCGTAAAATATCTGTGTACGTTTATCGTTCAAGGCGTCAAGCACCATATTTACAGTTCTCCTTCAACACATTTACCAAGCTAGCGAGATTATGACCTCTATCGAATTTTTTTAAAGCAATCTGGCGTCCACGTGCACCAAAAGCTACCCTGAGTGACGAGTCTTTCAATAAACAAAGTACCCTTTCTTTGAGGGCGTGGATGTCGCCAAAAGGAACCAGAAAACCTGTTTCGCCATCCTGAACAATTTCCGGGTTACTGCTAACATCAAAAGCTACAATTGGCTTTCCTGCAGCCATGGCTTCAATCAGCACATAGCCGAACCCCTCCCACCTTGAGGGAAGCACAAAGACATCCACGCTGGCCATGAATGCGTTCATATTTTCAACAAAACCGATAAAATCAATTTTGCCACACGCTCCTTGTGCAGCAGCGTAATCCTCTAGTTCTTTTAGTAATTTACCCTCACCAGCGACCTTGATTTTGAAGTCAATCCCTGCTGTGTTTAATTGAACCGCAAGATCGATCAGAGCCTTCTGATTTTTCTGATAGGATAACCGTCCAGCGCTGCCGATGATTACCGGTCTGTTTCGTTCGTCTAACTGCAGTTTCTTTTCATCTTGAAGATCCCGAAAGTCGATCCCATTATAAATGACGTGGATTTTTTCTTCTGGAAATAGATGAGCATTGTTTTGGAGAATAGTCTTTTTGGTCTGAAAAGAATTCGCAATAATTTCTGTCACAATCTTTTTGAAGAGTATGCGATTGAGAAATGTATTTTTGATCGGGATAGCACTTCCGCGGCGATAGATGATTTTCGGAACATGGGCTAAGCGCGCTGCGATTCCGGCTGCTTTAAGATCGGAAGGGAGATTGAGAATAACTACCTGGGTACGAGACTTTTTAAACCACCGTATCAGTGACCATATTTTAATAAAATTGAGTCCACTCAAATTCCCAATGCACACAGGTTTAGTGGGGATACTGGCCTGAGTTGCTTTTTTGAGGAGATCCCCGGTGGGGTGGGCAGCAATAGTTACCTGAAACCCTTCCTTCACAAGGAATTCAGCCGCCTCTAGGTGCCATTTTTCGCCACCACCCCAGGCACGACAGGAATTGAAAAGACAGATATTCATTGAGCACACACACACATGGAGACTGCCGACTGTGCTAACAGCAGCATTCTTAACTAAGAGGGTTATTTCAAAATTTCTCGTGCCGCGGAAACCACCATTTCACTCGTCACTAGGATCATGCAGCGATGGTCGGTCGGGCAGACGCGCTTAAGGCAAGGCGCGCACTCAACATTTTGGTAAGCGACACGATAGCGCGCAGTCCAGGGATAAGTCGTGGTGTGATCCGTTGGGCCGAATATAGCAACTGTTGGCACTTGCAGTGCGGCTGCCACATGCATCGGCCCGGAGTCGTTACTGATGATCAAAGAGCAATGTGCAATGACCGCCATCATCTCGCGTACAGACGTTTCACCGACCAGATTAAGCGCTTGGTGCCGCATCTGCTGGACAATATCCTGGCCTATCGCCTTTTCACCCGGCCCGCCTATAACGACCACCTGAAACCCGAATTCTTCCGCCAGAGTATCGGCAACCTGGGCGAAGCGCTCGGGATACCAGCGTTTGGCGGAACCATAAGCGGCACCAGGATTGACACCGAGCCAACACCCCTCGCCAAGACGTTTGAGTGCATGTTCCCGTTCGGCGGGCGTGATAACAAGCTGAAGTTCACCGCTGCCTCCCGTGATCCCAAATGCTTTAAGCATTTCCAGGTAATGGCGTGAATGATGTTGCGATCGGACTTTGTCCGTTAAAGGCACCGAACCGGTGAGCAGCAACCGTCGACCATCCGTAGAAAATCCAATACGGCGCGGAATACCTGCGAGAAAAGTCAGCAATGCGGCCTCAAAAGCCTTTTGCAATAGAATGGCCAGGTCAAATCGCTCCGAGCGAAGTTTCCGAACAAACCTCAGGAAACCAGCCGCCCCACTGTGGTCACCTTTCCGATCATAAACCAACACCCGATCACAACAGGGATGAGGAGAAAACAACTGGGCAACCAGGGGATTGGCGGCGACAACGATCTCGGCGCCAGGAAAAGTGTGGCGAATGGCTGCCAGAGCGGGCGTCATCATGACCCCGTCCCCAATCCAATTGGTTGCTCGCACCAGAATCTTTTTGGGAGAAGACCCTATTGAAAAATTTTCAACTCGACTAGCCAAGCGTTTCCGCCTCATCCATCAGCATCACCGGGATGTCATCCCGGATGGGAAAAGCCAGACAGCAGGAATCACAAACCAGCCGACTTTGGGTTTCTTCATAGCGCACCACCCCCTTGCATTGAGGGCAGGCGAGGAGTTCTAAAAGTTCTTTATTCAGGGGCATGATCTCTCCCGGGAATGATTTGATGGAGTTTCTGAAAGAAGCCTTCCTCATCAAAAAGATGCATCGCAAGCGGAACCTGATAGCAGGGAACGGAAAAATCACCAAGGTCCAGTTTTACAGCGTCCTTTTCGGTGGTGATCAGATAATCCGCGCCTTCGGCCAGGCGGCTCAACCGCTTCACCAACTGAATATCATAAACCACATGATCGGACAGGGCAAGGTTTTCGACAAGCAGCAGACCCTTGGCGGCAAGCGCCTCAAAGAAGGAAGTCGGGTCGGCGATGCCGGCAAAGGCCACTCCTTTTTTAGTCTGCAGACGCGCCAGCGGAACAACTTCGCCGGCAAGACTAATTGCCTCGGACGCCAGCAGATGCTGGCTGTAATAAGCGGGCTTTTCGGCATAAAGAGGAGGGGCGGAGGGAGAACCTGAACCTTCTGGGCAGCGGGTAAAAACCAGCAGATCGGCTCTTTTCACGGCAGAGGGAAACTCCCGCAGCAGGCCGGCCGGCAAAACCTGGCCGTTGCCCAGGGGCTTGCTACCGTCAAGGAGCAGGATATCCACATCGCGCTGAACGGCGAGATGCTGAAAGCCGTCATCGAGAATGATCCGTTCGGCCTGATAGCGTTCTACGGCGGTACGGACGCCATCAGCCCTTTTGCGGGCGACAAAAACCAGCGCTTGCGGGTTTCGCCGGGCCAGCAGAAAAGGCTCATCCCCGCACAGGTCGGCGGCCATTTGCGGCCCTTCACCAACGCTGACCACCCCTACCCGTTCCTGCAGCGCACCACCATACCCACGACTGACCACAGCTACCCGCAGACCCTGCGACAGAAAATGTTTGACGAGGGCGTCGACCACGGGTGTCTTGCCGGTGCCGCCGGCGGTAATATTGCCAACGGAGATGACCGGAACGGGAGACCGGAAGGAAGAGAGCACTCCACAGCGGTACAGTGCGGCGCGGCAAAGCCCCACCAATCCATAGAGCCAACCAAGGGGGATGAGCACGCCTAGCAGAAGAAGATCCAGAAAGCCGTCAGGTCCCTGCAACACCAGGCGTCTATGCCAGGACAATATCTTCACATCAGGATTCCAGCAAGGATTTCATAACGCCGAGGGTCTTGCGCGTGGCGCCGGCATTGCTGGCCAGCACGCCGTTACCGTTATTCCCCAGGACGCGACGGGCGCGGTTGTCTTTTAGGAGGTTGCGGATCTGAAGGACGAGGTCCTGCCTGTCGGCCACCTGGACGCCGCCTTTGGCCGAGAGCAGCAGGCGGGAGATTTCCTTGAAATTGTGCATGTAGGGCCCAAAGAGCACGGGTTTTTTCAGCAAAGCAGGCTCCAGAATGTTGTGCCCACCGACAGGGACAAGACTGCCGCCCACAAAAACCAGATCGGCCGTCGCATAGAGATCGAGCATTTCTCCCATCGTATCGACCAGCAGGACTTCACCGGGCTGCACCCATTTCGTATCTTTCTGCAGGGAGCTTCGCAGAACATAGGGAATTTTTTCGCTGACCAGCAACTCTCCCACGACCTTGCACCGTTCGACGTGTCGTGGCACCAAAACAAGAACAACAGCAATTCCCTCGGCGACCAACTGCCGATAGGCTTCGATAAGAATTTCGTGTTCGCCCGATCGGGTGCTGCCGGCCACCCAGATCATCGTCTCTTCAGGCAACCGAAATTTTTCTTTGAGAGCGGTGATGCGGGTCGGTTCGGGGACCACAACCTGCATGTCAAATTTAAGATTCCCGGGGACGCAAACACGCTCGGAAGGGGCGCCAAGATAGGCGATGCGCTGCGCGTCCGTCTCGCTCTGCAT
Protein-coding regions in this window:
- a CDS encoding LTA synthase family protein, with translation MVKQVSSPLRAVLFSVGVFSILRLGYWATYPAYFEKLSPIEIFKAFAVGWRFDLSITVAAGSIFFLALVLPFPIVDTPRLQKVSLWSLFSFLSVLWIVNIADLFYFGEVYRHVGREILLLKHDWGMLIELALQSRLTEMALACLALLGLAFLWHALVVRPASAPPADSSFSWRRSFSYTVFMLLLLLLGARGGLVQGKPISMVDAYMAGNEKQASLALNGAFSLVHSIRLGLKKSYDSSQSLTYLSPQELNLWQAQFVEDKGEDPFIRILSDDNTPENKNIVIVLLESWSYRYIDGLAGSDYGATPFIDSLIPKARVWDNTFAAGQRSIEGIQAVLTSVPVLESQPIIGWGQELNRMTRLAALLGERGYHSVMVQSSNRRSFHLDSIAAALGFNAYFGKEDLPIRRQYPGEVPRFGWDFEALMFMADYLASPKVKHQPFLSFVFTGTTHEPFPDPGREFHLYPHHAGKEEAYLNTLRYSDWSLQQFMAKAAEQPWYKNTVFVFIADHVLRSEGTSLESEFEIPLIIYTPDGSIEPGRDSRYASQYDVLPTLMTLLDVPDNLATYGKSLLLPAGDLEGAQVQRGGVTGWIDSKGWFTFSRHTDLDSGGLYEHDLDTLAQNSKAVKARMQVADHRLSRNLWFPEPKGKSYVKTEKNDDGTDQRI
- the hldE gene encoding bifunctional D-glycero-beta-D-manno-heptose-7-phosphate kinase/D-glycero-beta-D-manno-heptose 1-phosphate adenylyltransferase HldE; protein product: MKRTAVESFLSGLPSIRALVVGDLMLDEYLWGNADRISPEAPVQVVDVKRHDLRLGGAGNVINNLLRLGCQVDVASVLGEDEDGKLLRRRLQELQVGIDGVQQVPGRTTSRKTRVLASNQQMLRIDRESCEAILGMQEDALVAYIRRQMNHVDVVLLSDYLKGVLTPLVLREIIDAGRQAGIPVVVDPKGSDYSKYKGATLLTPNRKEAQLASQIEITDDATLRVAGRKLCRELDLDVLVLTRSEEGMSLFKRNGTEVDLPTEAREVYDVSGAGDTVLCLFGVGLAGGLSLEDTAYLANVAAGVVVGKVGTSTVSPHEILEVVEGQHLDTDRKIKSRCLISAEMQQARERGRTIVFTNGCFDLLHVGHVKYLQKARRLGDLLVLGLNSDTSIRRLKGAKRPFIDQEERAHILAALDCVDYVVIFDEDTPLELIREVRPHILVKGGDYQPDQVVGKEIVESYGGHVELITFVDGKSTTNIVEKILQAYQE
- a CDS encoding D-sedoheptulose 7-phosphate isomerase; this translates as MNEEIRLYLEGHIRAVEIVASQMTDSIAGAVELLQQTLSGGGKILIMGNGGSAADAQHFAAELVGRFMMERKALPAIALSTDTSILTAVGNDYGFNEIFKRQVEALALPGDLVIGISTSGNSPNVALALEAAKAAGCQTMALLGRNGGSIAPRVDFPLVVPIEQTPHVQECHLMIIHLLCDLVERRLFSGQGEA
- a CDS encoding glycosyltransferase family 4 protein codes for the protein MKKIRVLCLTSFSDLPEAHMFIKLKEAGIDLHVIASPGAPHNDTIRKAGVPLEEIKLKGRFDLHGIRYIRNKLKREPFDILHMFNNRTTSNGLLAATGIPIKIICYRGIEGNVSYLDPASWTTYLHPKVDRIICVAEAIRKTLLKVGIGPLRLTPEKVVTIHKGHELAWYNATPADLTVLDIPKDAFVIGCIANDRPRKGLHILIEAMNYLPTDGSVHLLLIGKMDSSKLLPLIGSSPNAKNIHLTGFRTDAPALIAACSTAVLPALKREGLPKAIIEAMVYAIPPIVTRSGGSPELVVENESGLVVSPGNPKELAGAIRSLYDNRALAKKMGEAARNRIRLDFRHATTVGKTLEVYQQLLES
- a CDS encoding glycosyltransferase family 2 protein is translated as MDKATISVVMIVKNEESKIESCLRSLSWADELIILDSGSTDLTVEICRKYTKNVYIENVWHGFGAQRQLAESYASGDWIFAIDGDEEVTEKLSKEIQGVVETDARDKVYAVPRLTWAFGSFVRHSGWYPDYVVRLYPRKRAQYNDAVVHERVIFGSDMNLHYLKNDLLHYSYTNLESWVAKSARYSALWAEAKHAEGVRCTFADSITHSIMFFLRVYVVKRGFLDGAAGFMVAATGAFSRFLKYSDLWLRQKNRV
- a CDS encoding polysaccharide pyruvyl transferase family protein, translated to MYLEYSHTVGGNFGDDLNPWLWPRLIPELLAVNDSTAFLGIGTLLDQQRVKRTLGKSNSIVVFSSGMGFGSPPKIDERWKIYCVRGPLTAKRLGLPSEMAIVDGAFLLRTVAMPDPSGCFPVGFMPHHRSEVFIDWHSVCERAGVKYISAKQSVDKILADLRGTKHLITEAMHGAIVADALRVPWMPVRFSPKFMPEKWQDFTASINLNIETKVLPFLNQYRMPVGQFIENSAKGFVRKLHIGPEKWDRLPRNFRCCSDSDIDSLAKTITLYSRDAVFYLSKDEVTSSLTERLCEKLEELKKDFKVYHG
- a CDS encoding O-antigen ligase family protein, giving the protein MVLDALNDKRTQIFYGLCFAFPVLFGTVKSWHSSLFLVACLFGLLLLKGTAWDEIPKGLKLFFYAVIVFLLAAVASLVNADDLGQGIKRLTKLSYLLGFFVLTIGAAKVKVDLSIAYLKGICLGSFVLFGVAIYQTFLLGFGRAQGITNAIVFGDVAMLFAVILFVSLVYKDGNSHWLLLSLSLAAALGASLLSGARGGWLVLPVALFFLSMLMGKAFFCRRNLVVVGFVMLLLAGGAISFNDQIGPRLSQVFVNFKDFSTGQNLNTSLGHRILMWGIAWEQFQQNPLVGSGLGDFKHDSIAAMSAGKTQLNHEYSHAHSIYFEMLGNAGSLGMLSMLVALIVVPVGLFFRGWQNSANDCQRRVALTGLLIVVSFAIFGLTESWVSRSPFMIVYSFSLFVFYSSLRFLSSSERI